The genomic region AGTGGGAGCAGCAGGCCGCTGATCTGGTCGCCCAGTACTGGAACAGCTGACCCACCTCACAGCACCGCAAGATCCGCTGGCCGGCACCCCACTCCGGGGTGCCGGCCAGCGGCATGTCCACCGCCCGCATACCCGCCGTCGCTGAATCTTGGACAGTTTCCGTTAGCCACGGACGGAAACTGTCCAAGATTCAGCCCCGCGACGGGCGCGAGTGCCGCGCGACGGGCACAGCAGGTGCGGGTGCCGCGCGACGGGCACAGTAGGTGCGGGTGCGGGTTGGGAACAAGGTTGTGGTGGGGCGGGTTGTGGACAGTGTCGGTGTGATCCAGTGTCCCCGGGCCTCACCTAATATCGCCGTCGCGGAATACCGTCAGGCTGGAGCCGCGTCGCGCCACTCGCCGAGAGGCGACCTGCACACCGACACCGGTGCCGCCCCCGACCCACCCGGTCGGGGGCGGCACTGTCTCCGGCTCGGGTGCCCGACAGGTGCTTGATTCGCGGCACAATGCTCCGGTGACTGTCGCGCAGCCCTGGTCCGAGCAGTCGGGTGTGCTCGTACTGCCCGGTGGGGCGACGGTGCGCGGACGCCGTGTCACCGCGACCGCGTCGCCGGCTGACTTCGCCCTGCTGTTGGCGCCCGGCCCGGTGCCGCCCTGGCCTCATCGGCGGATCCGGTGGCCCGACTTCTGGGTCCCGCTGGACCGGGCGGACGCGCTCGACGCCTTGCGGGACGCCCTGCGGCGGGCGTACGACGGTGAGCGCGTCGAGGTGGCGTGCAAGGGCGGGGTGGGTCGTACGGGTACGGCGTTGGCGGCGTTGGCGATCCTCGACGGTCTGCCCGTCGAGCGGGCGGTGCCGTGGGTGCGGGCGGGCTATCACCCGAAGGCGGTGGAGACGCCCTGGCAGCGGCGGTGGCTACGGTACGTCGCCTGACCTGTGGGTTTGGCTGGCGTAGTCGCTTGGCAGTGCCGCCCGTGGCCACCAGGTCGGCGGGTGTGCCCGTAGAGGCGGCCCGCCCGTGACCGAGACGATCCGTGGCGGCATCCGGTCCCGCCGGGCGATCTTGTTGACTAGGGTCGGGCACATGAGAGCTGCGCTGTTGGCGGTGACGGCGACCGTCGCCCTGGTCGCTCCGGCGCCGGCCACCGCGCCTGCATCGGCGGCTCCCGGCACGGGGACCGCCGCCACGCAGGCTGGGGCAACAAGGGCCGTCGGCGCGAGAGGAGCCGCCGCCACGCAGGCAGGGACAACAAGGGCCGTCGGCGCGAGAGGAGCCGTCGCCACACAGGCTGGGGCAGCAAGCGCCGTCGGCGCGAGAGAGGCCGTCGCCCCACAGGCTGGAGCGTCAGGGACTGCCGCCGCGCCGGCCGGTGCCGCGCCGGCCGTGCGGTGCCCTCGCGTGCCGGCGCCTGCGGTGTCCCGGCCGCCCCGGCCCACGCCCCCGCCTGACGTTCCCGAGCAGCGGACCGTCGGCGGCGCCGGGCTGGCCACCAGCGGCCTGGTCGTGCCGGCCGGCGTGGGCGCTCCTCCGGCGATCACCGCCACGTCGTGGTTGGTCGCCGACCTGGACACCGGGCAGGTGCTCGGGGGCTGCGGCCCGCACGAGTACGGCACGCCGGCCAGCGTGCAGAAGCTGCTGCTGGCGGCCACCATGATGCCCCGGCTCGACCCGAAGCAGACGGTCACCGTCACCCCGGCGGACATGAACATCGAGCCCGGTTCGTCGGCAGTGGGCCTGGTCGCGGGTGGCCGGTACACGATCGAGACGATCTGGTTGGGGTTGCTGCTCAACTCCGGCAACGAGGCGGCGAACGCCCTGGCCCGGTTGGGCGGCGGGTCCGACGGGGCGGCCGGTGGCGTCCGCGCCATGAACGAGCAGGCGTACCGCCTCGGCGCGCTCCAGACGCACGCTGTCACCCCGTCCGGCCTGGACAGCAAGGGCCAGTTCACCAGCGCGTACGACCTGGCGCTGATCGCCCGCGCCTGTTTCGCCCAGCCGACCTTCCGGCGGTACGCGCTCACCGAGCAGACGACCATTCCGGCCCAGCCCGCGCAGCGCACCAAGGGTTTCCAGATCCAGAACGAGAACCAGCTGATCTACCGGTACCCGGGCGCGTTGGGCGGCAAGACGGGCTTCACCGACCTGGCCCGGCACACCTACGTGGGTGCTGCGGAGCGCGACGGGCGACGGCTCGTGGTGACGCTGCTGGGTGCCGAGCCGGCGCCGATGCGCGGCTGGGAGCAGGGTGCAGCACTGCTGGACTGGGGCTTCTCGCTGCCCCGTGATGCCGCCGTGGGCCGGCTGGTCGAGCCCGGCGAACTGACCGCCACGCCGTCTGCCGCGCCGTCGGCGTTGGCCGCACCCGGTGCGCCCCGGCCGGCCGCTGCCAGCGGCCCGCACCCCGGCGCGGGCTGGCTGTGGTTGGTGACCGCCGTGAGTGGCGCGGGGGTGCTGGTGCTGCTGGGCGGGCTGCTGTGGCGCCGCCGCCGGCTGCCCTGAACGAATCGACAACCGGCTCTGGGATCCATAGACTCCGGTCGTTCTGGCACCACGAGTCCAGGAGGATCCCTGTGTCGAGTGAACTCGAACCGACCTCCGGTGCGGCGGTACCCCGCCGGCCGGTGCGCGCGCTCACCCGCCTCGCGGGCGTGGCGGCGCTCGCCGGGGCGCTGGTCGCCGGCGCCTCCGCCGCAGCGGTGGCGGCACCGAGCGCGGCCCGCGACGCGCTGACGGAATCAGGCGCGCCGAGCGCGGCCCGCGACGCCCTGACCGTGCCGAGCGCGGCCCGCGACGCGCTGACGGCGTCCGCCGTGTCGCCGGCCGCCGAGCGTCCGCCGCGCACCACGCACGGCCCCTGCGCGTACACCGAGACGCCTGACGAGCCGGCCGCCCGCCCTGTGCCGCTGCCGCCCGATCCCCGCCGTACGCCCGCTCGGGGTACCGTCCGGGTGACCCTGGCCACCAACCACGGGCCGATCGGGTTGACCCTGGACCGGGAGGCCGCGCCGTGCACCGTGCAGAGCTTCCTGCACCTGGTCGGCAAGCGGTTCTACGACCGCACCTCGTGCCACCGGCTCACCGCGTACCCCACGCTGAGCGTCCTGCAGTGCGGCGACCCGTCGGGCACGGGCGAGGGCGGCCCGGGCTACCGCTACCGCGATGAACTGCCGACCGACCTGCCGCCGGCGCCGACCGACCCGACCGGTGTCCGCCGGCTCTACGCCCGGGGCGTGCTGGCCATGGCCAACGCGGGGCCGGACACCAACGGCAGCCAGTTCTTCCTGGTGTACGCCGACTCAGCGCTGCGCCCCAACTACACGATCTTCGGCGAGGTCGACGCCGCCGGGCTGGCGACCCTGGACCGGATCGCCGCCGGGGGAGTGGCGCCGACGGCCGAGGATCCCGCACCGGTCGACGGCGCGCCCGCGCTACCTGTCGACATCCGGCGGGCCGTCCGCTCCCACCACCACCACTGAGGCGTACGGCGCGGTGGGCGACTCGGGTCGCCCCCGCGCCGGTACGTCAGGGGCCGGGTCGTGGTGAGGTCGCGCAGCCAGGTGAGAGCGGGATCGTCGGTGAAGTCGCCCAGCCACGTGCGGGCGGGACCGTCGTCGCCGAGCCGGGCGAAGGTCAGCAGTGCGAGCGACGGCTGGCGGACCGAAAATTTCGGCTGCCGGACCGGTACTGGCGAACCCAGGATCCGACTCGATTCAGCCCGTCATGACAGGTGCGGCGACCCGGTCGGCGGCGCGGTGGTGCTGTCCCGTACGACAAGTTCGGTGGCGAGTTCCACCCGGGGTGAGTCGATGCTCTCGCCCTGGGCCAGTCGCAGCACCGTCCGGGCCGCCAGCCGGCCCATCTCGACAAGCGGTTGACGCACAGTGGTCAGTGGCGGTGACGCCCAGCGGGCCTCGGGCAGGTCGTCGAAGCCCACAACGCTGACGTCGTCGGGTACTCGCAGGCCGCGACGCCGGATGGCCTCGTACACACCGAAGGCCATCTGGTCGCTGGCGGCGAAGATGCCTGTCGGCGGGTCGTCCAGGTCGAGCAGTGCCGTGCCGCCGGAGAAGCCGGAGGCGTGGTAGAAGTCGCCCGGGTAGATCAGCGCGTCGTCCACCGGCACGCCTGCCGCCTCCAGGCCGGCCCGGTAGCCGTCGAGGCGGGCGCGGCTGCACAGCAGGTGCGTGGGCCCGGCCACGAACCCGATCCGTCGGTGCCCGATGGCCAGCAGGTGCTCGGTCGCGGCGAGCCCGCCGGCCCAGTTGGTGGCGCCGATGGTCGGTACGTCCATGGCCGGCACGCCTGCCGGGTCGACGACGACCACCGGCACGTTGAGGCGACGGAGTTGGGCGTGCAGGGGCGGGCTCAGGTGTGACGTCACGAAGATGACGCCGTCGGTGGCCCGGGTCCGCAGGTTCTGCAGCCACTGCCGGGCGGCGGTGGGCTGCCTGTGGATCGCGGAGACCACGGTGCCGACGCCGGCGCCGTGCCCGACGTCCTCCACGCCGCGGATGATTTCCACGGCCCAAGGGCTGTCCAGGTCGTTGAAGACCAGGTCGACGAGGCCGGCGCGGCGGACGCTGCGGCTGCTGCGGCGCCGGTAGCCGTGGTGGCGCAGCAGCTCCTCGACCCGTTCCCGGGTGTCCGGGGCCACATCGGACCGTCCATTGAGCACCCGCGACACGGTCGGCACCGAAACACCGGCCTCCCGTGCGATCGCGGTGATGGTCACCCTGCGTCCGTCGTCCGCGCCCACCCGCGTCTCCTCACCGGTCCGGAAGAGCGACCGCAAGCCGTCGCCATACCATTGTCCCGGAACGGTGTTCCCGCCCCTTCGCGCCATCTTGCCTCACGGACGTGGGTTGACGACATGGCAGGTCGGTTCTAGCGTTCGGCGGAGTTGCGGAACGGTACCGGTAAGTTATCGGGCACCTTCCGGTGTGCTACCCGCCGTCGCCGCCCGGCGGCCGCCGCCTGTTCCCTGTCGACTGACGGACCGAGGACGCCATGTACACCGACCTGTCCGAGGCCCAACTCCGCGACCACCGTGGCGTGGTGACCGACCCGGGCGACTTCGACGACTTCTGGGCCGGCACCCTGGCCGAGGCCCGCGCCGCCGGATGGCCGGTCCGGGTCGAGCCGGTGTCGACCGGCCTGACCAGCATCGACGTGTTCGACGTGACGTTCGCGGGCTTCGCCGGTCACCCCGTACGGGCCTGGCTGCGGATGCCTCGCGGGGCAGGTGCGGCGCTGCCGACCCTCGTGCAGTACGTCGGCTACGGCGGCGGACGGGGGCACCCGCTGGAGAACCTGCTGTGGGCA from Micromonospora profundi harbors:
- a CDS encoding protein-tyrosine phosphatase family protein; its protein translation is MTVAQPWSEQSGVLVLPGGATVRGRRVTATASPADFALLLAPGPVPPWPHRRIRWPDFWVPLDRADALDALRDALRRAYDGERVEVACKGGVGRTGTALAALAILDGLPVERAVPWVRAGYHPKAVETPWQRRWLRYVA
- a CDS encoding D-alanyl-D-alanine carboxypeptidase family protein — protein: MPAPAVSRPPRPTPPPDVPEQRTVGGAGLATSGLVVPAGVGAPPAITATSWLVADLDTGQVLGGCGPHEYGTPASVQKLLLAATMMPRLDPKQTVTVTPADMNIEPGSSAVGLVAGGRYTIETIWLGLLLNSGNEAANALARLGGGSDGAAGGVRAMNEQAYRLGALQTHAVTPSGLDSKGQFTSAYDLALIARACFAQPTFRRYALTEQTTIPAQPAQRTKGFQIQNENQLIYRYPGALGGKTGFTDLARHTYVGAAERDGRRLVVTLLGAEPAPMRGWEQGAALLDWGFSLPRDAAVGRLVEPGELTATPSAAPSALAAPGAPRPAAASGPHPGAGWLWLVTAVSGAGVLVLLGGLLWRRRRLP
- a CDS encoding peptidylprolyl isomerase; the protein is MSSELEPTSGAAVPRRPVRALTRLAGVAALAGALVAGASAAAVAAPSAARDALTESGAPSAARDALTVPSAARDALTASAVSPAAERPPRTTHGPCAYTETPDEPAARPVPLPPDPRRTPARGTVRVTLATNHGPIGLTLDREAAPCTVQSFLHLVGKRFYDRTSCHRLTAYPTLSVLQCGDPSGTGEGGPGYRYRDELPTDLPPAPTDPTGVRRLYARGVLAMANAGPDTNGSQFFLVYADSALRPNYTIFGEVDAAGLATLDRIAAGGVAPTAEDPAPVDGAPALPVDIRRAVRSHHHH
- a CDS encoding LacI family DNA-binding transcriptional regulator, which translates into the protein MGADDGRRVTITAIAREAGVSVPTVSRVLNGRSDVAPDTRERVEELLRHHGYRRRSSRSVRRAGLVDLVFNDLDSPWAVEIIRGVEDVGHGAGVGTVVSAIHRQPTAARQWLQNLRTRATDGVIFVTSHLSPPLHAQLRRLNVPVVVVDPAGVPAMDVPTIGATNWAGGLAATEHLLAIGHRRIGFVAGPTHLLCSRARLDGYRAGLEAAGVPVDDALIYPGDFYHASGFSGGTALLDLDDPPTGIFAASDQMAFGVYEAIRRRGLRVPDDVSVVGFDDLPEARWASPPLTTVRQPLVEMGRLAARTVLRLAQGESIDSPRVELATELVVRDSTTAPPTGSPHLS